The proteins below come from a single Tenuifilum thalassicum genomic window:
- the sov gene encoding T9SS outer membrane translocon Sov/SprA, with protein MIPALTKKNRLIKFVSVFTIVLFANVSVLAFPVLQQDTTKLPLPIKQPGIWELDAQYSPLYLTNPSNIKEEVVYDPINKQYVIYKKVGNITIETPKILSADEYRAYQVDKAMREYWRQKQTGEFVGKGDGILPRLQVGGETFDRIFGSNTIEIIPQGNAELVFGITSAKTDNPALPLDQRRNTTFDFQSKIQMNVTGKIGEKMKMEINYNTEATFDFENNVKVEYNGFEDEIIQRIEAGNVSLPLPGTLITGSQSLFGIKTQLKFGKLNVTTVVSKQNGQTQVMEIKGGAQTRDFEIKADEYDANRHFFLSHYFRDNYNRALMNLPIINSGIQVTKVEVWVTNKQANFENSRNIIAFADLGESQQHIFADNIFTQTGSGPADNSLNNLYELMTTTYAGIRDITDVSNVLLPIESQGFTGGRDYEKIESARKLSPNEYTLNPTLGYISLTSALNADEVLAVAYEYTYNGKTYKVGEFSTDGVDAPNALILKLLKGTNLSPKMPTWDLMMKNIYSMNAYQISKEDFRLDIFYQDDATGTPINYLKDGNVAEVPLIRVLNLDNLNTQLDAFPDGVFDFIEGVTINPSNGKLIFPVLEPFGKDLAAKIGDPAIAEKYVFQELYDSSLTKARQVADKNKFIISGTYKSSGGSEIFLNAPNIPKGAVVVTAGGVKLQEDVDYIVDYNIGTVRIINQGLLESGTPIKVAVESNSLFSMQTKTLVGSHFDYRFSDKFNIGATIMNLTERPLTQKVSFGNEAISNTIWGLNTSYQTESKFLTKLVDFLPFIQTKERSTITFDAEFAQLIPGHSRAIGKAGTVYLDDFEGSSTSLDLRSWVDWKLASTPQGQPDLFPEASYSNDLRYNFNRAHLAWYYIDPLFLRNTSLTPSYIRNNDKLQGNHFVREIFERELFPNKNTPQGQPTNIMVLNMAYYPNERGQYNFNTTDLDANGKLIDPQRRWAGIMRNLTTTDFEASNIEYIEFWLMDPFVYDSTHKGGDFYIDLGNISEDILRDGRKSFENGLPTSIEELERTDTTAWGRVPTKQYLPVGFDNDQAKRPFQDVGLDGLSSTTDLDGDGVPDELNFFAEYINAVRNRVADNSVIAGFESDPAGDDFRHYLSDYYDQQRASILDRYKYFNGTENNSPVATGTTSQQSYSTPDVEELGTDNTMNENEAYYQYHISLRPQDMVVGKNFITNEIEGEKDKILNKAVKWYQFKVPISEFEKVVGPIEDFKSIRFMRMFLRGFEDTVFLRFATLQLVRSEWRKYNYSLIQGQEGMPVNDLPIGGMSISTVNIEENDKRTPVNYVLPPGVDRVIDPSQPQLIQLNEQAMEYRIVDLADGDARAAFKNVNFDIRQYKRLKMDIHAEAIEGYPLNDYEVTAFIRIGTDYNTNYYEYEVPLKLTPYGQYSNNRERDREIVWPRENVIDIDLDKLVEVKLDRNKAMLNSGSLVNLNTVYVQNDGDRTIKVTGNPNLSNVKVIMIGIRNPADDHVPKSVIAWFNELRLTNFNDQSGWAANARMSAKLADLGMVTVAGTTITPGFGSIEKKVNERSKETVYQYDINSTLELGRFFPKKLNIKIPMFIGFGESMANPQYNPLDPDVLLSDTYKNATSRQRDSIKNLVQDYTRRKSINFTNVKFDKVGAKPRLWDPANFSLSYSYSEIFSRNIRIDHKIQRNIRGALTYNYNRQPKYIKPFSRIKWLSPQYLSLFRDFNFNLLPNQLSFRTDLNRSYFEQQFRNIQNPNQVFSPNYSKDFLWNRNYSLNWDITQSIKFDFVATATARIDEPEGMVDKYRDRDRYEMWKDSVWQNIRRGGRNTMYNHQFNLTYSLPLSKIPLLNWISVTSRYSGLYRWQAGPILADTSRFDPGNTIQNSNTIQLNGQVNINSLFNKVGYLRKINQKFDQKARGTAPKKTKTVKYEQENVNLFENRSKTINHKLKTERVTVKVYDDKGKEVRVSFKVRDENRITLKPVETLKGCKVVVEGKVPLKDNPLKFALEATLRLLMSVKSIGISYTETNGTLLPGYKPGINYLGTSTINGMTAPGWEFIAGWQDPDFAWKAATNGWLTKDTSFNTPVVFTKNENLNFRTSLEPIPRFRFDITASRTFGKSESSIFKANEVGQYRVLSPLTTGNFSISVITLGTAFQSGKVKSSEAFERMKRIRLEIANRFRENRVPNPSQGYDPSVNDPETGFPDGYGPLSPDVLRASFLAAYTNTSAKRVSLRDFPLIPMPNWQLSYDGLAKLKPFKRWFKAVTLTHGYRSLYTIGAFTSNLAYQPEDDGFSYVRNINGDFIPKNEITNVAINEQFTPLLGLNIGWQNNLTTRLEFKNSRSLAMSFANNQLTEIYSKEYIIGAGYRFEELPLIFQAEDGGKKAIKSDLRITVDFSLRDNTTILRKLVEDSNDIIAGQLISTIKTAADYRINEKVTIRLFFDRTLNNPKVSRTYRTTNSSFGFSVRFELVN; from the coding sequence TTGATTCCAGCTCTTACAAAAAAAAATAGGTTAATAAAATTTGTATCGGTATTTACAATTGTGCTTTTTGCCAATGTAAGCGTTTTGGCATTCCCTGTACTGCAACAAGACACAACCAAACTTCCTTTGCCAATAAAACAACCTGGAATTTGGGAGTTAGACGCGCAGTATTCTCCGCTTTACCTTACAAACCCCTCAAATATTAAGGAAGAGGTGGTTTATGATCCGATTAACAAGCAGTATGTTATTTACAAGAAGGTAGGTAACATAACCATTGAAACTCCTAAAATACTTTCGGCCGATGAGTATCGTGCTTACCAGGTTGATAAAGCAATGCGCGAATATTGGCGACAAAAACAAACTGGTGAATTTGTGGGTAAGGGCGATGGAATTTTGCCCCGCTTACAAGTGGGTGGAGAAACATTCGATAGAATATTTGGAAGTAACACTATAGAAATAATTCCTCAGGGAAATGCTGAACTGGTATTTGGTATCACCAGCGCTAAAACCGATAATCCTGCATTACCCCTCGATCAACGTAGAAACACGACATTTGATTTCCAATCAAAAATCCAGATGAATGTTACTGGAAAGATTGGAGAGAAAATGAAAATGGAAATTAACTACAACACCGAAGCAACTTTTGACTTCGAAAATAATGTAAAGGTAGAATATAACGGTTTTGAGGATGAGATAATACAGCGAATAGAAGCAGGAAATGTTTCTTTGCCTTTACCGGGAACATTAATTACAGGTAGTCAAAGCCTTTTTGGTATTAAAACGCAGCTAAAATTTGGTAAGCTAAATGTAACAACTGTTGTTTCAAAGCAGAATGGTCAAACACAGGTAATGGAAATCAAGGGAGGTGCTCAAACCCGCGATTTCGAGATTAAGGCCGATGAATACGACGCAAACCGCCACTTTTTCCTTTCGCATTACTTCCGCGATAACTACAATCGTGCCTTAATGAATCTCCCTATTATTAATTCTGGGATTCAAGTAACCAAGGTTGAAGTTTGGGTTACAAATAAGCAAGCTAATTTTGAGAATTCTAGAAACATAATAGCATTTGCCGATTTGGGTGAATCGCAACAGCATATTTTTGCCGATAATATTTTTACCCAAACAGGTTCTGGTCCTGCCGATAATAGCCTTAATAACCTTTATGAGCTAATGACCACAACATATGCTGGTATTAGAGATATTACTGATGTCAGCAATGTGCTTCTACCCATAGAAAGTCAAGGTTTTACAGGTGGTCGTGATTACGAAAAAATTGAATCTGCTCGTAAGCTTTCCCCCAATGAGTACACTCTAAATCCTACCTTGGGGTATATATCCTTAACATCAGCCTTGAATGCCGATGAGGTTCTTGCTGTTGCTTATGAGTATACCTATAATGGTAAAACCTATAAGGTGGGGGAGTTCTCTACCGACGGTGTTGATGCCCCGAATGCGCTTATTTTAAAACTCCTTAAAGGTACTAACCTGAGCCCCAAGATGCCTACTTGGGATTTAATGATGAAGAATATTTATTCCATGAATGCCTACCAAATAAGCAAGGAGGATTTCAGATTAGATATTTTTTATCAGGACGATGCTACTGGAACACCAATAAATTATCTAAAAGATGGAAACGTTGCTGAGGTTCCTTTGATTCGTGTTTTAAACCTCGATAATTTAAATACACAGCTAGATGCATTTCCCGATGGTGTTTTCGATTTTATTGAGGGTGTTACAATTAACCCATCAAATGGGAAGTTAATTTTCCCCGTACTTGAGCCATTTGGTAAGGACTTGGCTGCTAAAATTGGTGACCCTGCAATTGCTGAAAAGTATGTTTTTCAAGAATTATATGACTCGTCTTTAACTAAAGCTCGTCAAGTTGCCGATAAAAATAAGTTCATTATTAGTGGAACATATAAATCGTCGGGTGGCTCTGAAATCTTTTTAAATGCGCCTAATATCCCCAAAGGTGCTGTTGTTGTTACTGCTGGTGGAGTAAAACTTCAGGAAGATGTTGATTATATTGTTGACTATAATATTGGTACTGTACGCATAATCAATCAGGGTTTGCTTGAGTCGGGTACACCTATTAAGGTGGCCGTTGAAAGTAACTCTCTTTTTAGCATGCAAACCAAAACCCTTGTTGGATCACACTTCGATTATCGTTTCTCCGATAAGTTTAATATTGGGGCTACGATAATGAATTTAACAGAAAGGCCATTAACTCAAAAGGTTAGCTTTGGTAATGAAGCTATCTCCAACACCATCTGGGGGCTTAATACATCTTATCAAACCGAGTCAAAATTCCTAACTAAACTTGTCGATTTCCTTCCATTTATTCAAACCAAAGAGCGTTCAACTATTACTTTTGATGCTGAGTTTGCTCAACTTATACCAGGACATTCGCGTGCAATTGGCAAAGCAGGTACAGTTTATCTTGATGATTTTGAAGGAAGTAGCACTTCCCTCGACCTACGTTCTTGGGTTGATTGGAAGCTGGCAAGTACGCCTCAAGGACAACCCGATCTTTTCCCCGAGGCATCGTACTCCAACGATTTGCGATATAACTTCAATAGGGCTCATTTGGCTTGGTACTATATCGACCCACTTTTTTTACGGAATACATCGCTTACTCCTTCGTACATTCGAAATAATGATAAGCTCCAGGGTAATCACTTTGTACGTGAAATCTTTGAACGCGAGCTTTTCCCAAATAAAAATACTCCTCAAGGGCAGCCAACAAATATTATGGTGTTAAATATGGCCTACTATCCCAATGAGAGAGGGCAATATAATTTCAATACCACCGATTTAGATGCCAATGGTAAGTTAATTGACCCGCAACGCCGTTGGGCTGGTATTATGCGTAACCTTACTACAACCGATTTTGAGGCATCTAATATTGAGTACATTGAGTTCTGGTTAATGGACCCATTTGTTTACGATTCAACCCACAAGGGTGGGGATTTCTACATTGATCTTGGAAATATCTCTGAAGATATTTTAAGAGATGGTAGAAAATCGTTTGAGAATGGTCTACCCACCTCAATTGAAGAGCTGGAACGTACCGATACCACTGCCTGGGGGCGTGTCCCAACTAAACAGTATCTTCCTGTTGGTTTCGATAATGATCAGGCGAAACGACCATTTCAGGATGTTGGTTTAGATGGCCTGTCTTCAACTACCGATTTGGACGGCGATGGTGTACCCGATGAGTTGAACTTCTTTGCTGAGTATATCAATGCAGTTCGAAATAGAGTAGCCGATAATAGTGTGATAGCAGGTTTTGAAAGCGACCCCGCAGGTGATGATTTTAGGCATTACCTAAGCGATTACTACGATCAGCAGAGAGCATCTATTCTTGACCGTTACAAATACTTTAATGGAACTGAGAACAATTCACCCGTCGCAACTGGTACAACTTCTCAACAGTCCTACTCAACACCCGACGTTGAGGAGCTAGGGACCGATAACACCATGAACGAAAATGAAGCCTACTACCAGTACCATATTTCACTTCGCCCTCAGGACATGGTTGTTGGAAAAAACTTTATTACAAACGAGATTGAGGGTGAGAAAGATAAGATCTTGAATAAGGCTGTAAAGTGGTATCAGTTCAAGGTGCCAATATCTGAGTTTGAAAAGGTTGTTGGTCCAATTGAAGACTTTAAGTCGATTCGTTTCATGAGGATGTTCCTTCGTGGATTTGAAGACACTGTCTTCCTTCGATTTGCAACACTTCAACTAGTTCGAAGTGAGTGGCGTAAATACAACTACTCGCTCATTCAAGGTCAGGAAGGAATGCCTGTTAATGATCTACCTATTGGTGGAATGTCTATTTCAACTGTTAACATCGAAGAGAACGATAAACGTACACCAGTTAACTATGTTTTACCTCCAGGTGTCGATCGTGTAATTGATCCAAGCCAACCACAACTCATTCAGCTAAATGAACAGGCCATGGAGTATCGAATTGTCGATTTAGCTGATGGTGATGCTCGGGCAGCCTTCAAAAATGTGAACTTTGATATTAGACAGTATAAACGCCTCAAAATGGACATACATGCCGAGGCGATAGAAGGTTATCCTTTAAACGACTACGAGGTAACAGCCTTTATTCGAATAGGAACCGATTACAATACGAATTATTACGAATACGAAGTTCCTCTTAAACTTACTCCTTACGGACAGTATAGTAATAATAGGGAGAGAGATCGGGAAATAGTTTGGCCACGCGAAAATGTTATTGACATTGACCTTGATAAGCTGGTTGAGGTAAAACTTGATCGAAATAAGGCCATGCTAAATTCTGGGTCTCTTGTCAATTTAAATACCGTTTATGTTCAGAATGATGGCGATAGAACTATCAAAGTTACTGGTAATCCTAATCTTAGCAACGTTAAAGTGATTATGATTGGTATCCGTAATCCTGCCGACGACCATGTGCCAAAATCGGTTATTGCATGGTTTAACGAGCTAAGATTAACCAATTTCAACGATCAAAGTGGTTGGGCTGCAAACGCTCGAATGTCGGCTAAACTTGCCGATTTGGGAATGGTTACAGTGGCCGGGACAACCATTACGCCTGGTTTTGGTTCTATTGAAAAAAAGGTGAACGAACGCAGTAAGGAGACTGTCTACCAGTATGATATAAATTCCACCTTAGAACTTGGACGGTTCTTCCCCAAAAAGTTAAACATCAAAATTCCTATGTTCATAGGATTTGGGGAATCAATGGCAAATCCTCAGTATAATCCTCTTGACCCTGATGTCCTATTGAGCGATACATATAAAAATGCCACTTCTCGCCAGCGCGACTCTATTAAAAACTTGGTGCAAGATTATACGCGTAGAAAAAGTATAAACTTTACCAATGTGAAATTTGATAAGGTGGGAGCGAAACCGAGACTTTGGGATCCAGCCAATTTCTCTTTAAGCTATTCGTATAGCGAAATCTTTTCTCGAAACATTCGCATCGATCATAAAATCCAACGAAATATTCGAGGAGCCCTTACCTATAACTATAACCGACAGCCAAAATACATTAAACCCTTTAGTAGAATCAAGTGGTTATCACCGCAATATCTCAGCCTGTTTCGCGATTTTAACTTTAACCTGCTTCCTAACCAACTGTCGTTCCGAACCGATTTGAATAGAAGCTATTTTGAGCAGCAGTTCCGAAATATTCAAAATCCGAACCAAGTATTCTCACCCAACTACTCTAAGGATTTCCTTTGGAATAGAAATTACTCGCTTAACTGGGATATTACGCAGTCTATTAAATTCGATTTTGTTGCAACTGCAACTGCTCGAATTGATGAGCCTGAAGGCATGGTGGATAAGTATCGTGATAGAGACCGATACGAAATGTGGAAGGATTCCGTTTGGCAAAATATTCGTCGTGGAGGAAGAAATACCATGTATAACCATCAATTCAATTTAACCTACTCTTTACCTTTAAGTAAAATCCCTCTCCTCAATTGGATTAGTGTAACTTCACGTTATTCTGGTTTATATCGCTGGCAGGCAGGGCCAATTCTGGCCGACACTTCACGGTTCGATCCTGGTAATACAATTCAGAATTCTAATACTATTCAGCTTAATGGGCAGGTTAATATTAATAGCCTGTTTAACAAGGTAGGATATCTTAGAAAAATTAACCAGAAATTTGACCAAAAGGCCAGAGGCACAGCGCCTAAAAAAACAAAAACTGTGAAATATGAGCAGGAAAATGTAAATCTTTTCGAAAATAGGTCTAAAACTATAAATCATAAGCTGAAAACCGAGAGGGTAACAGTTAAGGTTTACGATGATAAAGGGAAAGAGGTAAGAGTTAGTTTCAAGGTGCGTGATGAAAACAGAATAACACTAAAACCAGTTGAAACATTAAAAGGATGTAAGGTTGTTGTTGAGGGGAAAGTGCCATTAAAGGATAATCCTTTAAAGTTTGCTTTAGAGGCAACACTTCGCTTACTTATGAGCGTTAAAAGCATTGGTATTTCTTATACAGAAACCAATGGAACACTACTTCCAGGATATAAACCCGGGATTAACTATCTTGGTACAAGCACAATTAATGGTATGACAGCTCCTGGTTGGGAGTTTATTGCAGGTTGGCAGGATCCCGATTTTGCATGGAAAGCTGCTACAAATGGCTGGCTTACTAAAGACACATCATTTAATACACCTGTGGTGTTTACCAAAAACGAAAATCTAAACTTTAGGACCAGCTTAGAACCAATTCCTCGTTTCCGATTCGACATTACAGCTTCAAGGACATTTGGGAAAAGCGAAAGTAGTATTTTTAAGGCAAATGAGGTTGGACAGTATAGAGTGCTAAGCCCATTAACTACTGGAAACTTTAGCATAAGCGTTATTACACTAGGAACTGCATTCCAAAGTGGCAAAGTTAAAAGTTCTGAAGCATTTGAAAGGATGAAGAGAATCCGACTGGAAATTGCCAACCGCTTTAGGGAGAATCGTGTTCCCAATCCTTCGCAGGGCTACGACCCATCCGTTAACGATCCTGAAACAGGTTTCCCCGATGGCTATGGACCGCTTTCACCCGATGTGCTTAGGGCTTCGTTCCTTGCTGCGTATACAAATACTTCTGCGAAGAGAGTATCGCTCCGCGATTTCCCTCTAATTCCTATGCCTAACTGGCAGCTTTCCTACGATGGGTTGGCCAAACTAAAACCATTTAAGAGGTGGTTTAAGGCTGTTACTCTTACTCATGGTTATCGTTCGCTTTACACAATTGGTGCTTTTACAAGTAATCTTGCGTACCAACCAGAAGATGATGGCTTTAGCTATGTAAGGAATATTAATGGCGACTTTATCCCCAAAAATGAAATTACCAATGTAGCCATTAATGAGCAGTTTACGCCACTTCTAGGTCTTAATATTGGATGGCAGAACAATTTGACTACTCGATTAGAATTTAAAAATAGCCGTTCATTAGCCATGAGCTTTGCTAATAATCAGTTAACCGAGATTTATAGCAAAGAGTACATTATTGGTGCAGGTTATAGGTTTGAGGAGTTACCGTTAATCTTTCAAGCCGAAGATGGAGGTAAAAAAGCCATTAAGAGCGATTTACGCATTACTGTCGATTTTTCGCTACGCGATAACACTACAATACTTCGTAAGTTAGTTGAGGATTCAAATGATATTATTGCTGGGCAATTAATTAGTACTATCAAAACCGCAGCCGATTACAGGATTAACGAAAAAGTGACTATAAGGTTGTTCTTTGATCGTACTCTAAACAACCCTAAAGTTTCTAGAACTTACCGTACAACTAATTCTAGTTTTGGTTTTAGCGTTAGGTTTGAACTGGTTAATTAA
- the gcvH gene encoding glycine cleavage system protein GcvH: protein MNIPSNLKYTKDHEWIKDEGNGLATVGVTDFAQTQLGDIVFVEIETQGETLDKEEVFGTIEAVKTVSDMFMPVSGEVVEVNPVLADQPDIVNKDPYGEGWMIKIKMTNPDELNELLSADQYKEVIDE from the coding sequence ATGAATATTCCATCAAATCTAAAGTACACCAAGGATCATGAGTGGATTAAAGACGAAGGTAATGGTCTTGCCACTGTTGGTGTAACCGATTTTGCTCAAACACAGCTGGGTGATATCGTATTTGTTGAGATTGAAACTCAAGGTGAAACCCTTGATAAGGAAGAGGTTTTTGGCACTATTGAGGCTGTTAAAACTGTTTCAGACATGTTTATGCCTGTTAGCGGTGAAGTTGTTGAGGTTAACCCAGTTTTAGCCGATCAACCCGATATCGTTAACAAGGATCCTTACGGAGAGGGTTGGATGATTAAAATCAAAATGACTAACCCCGATGAGCTTAACGAGTTACTATCGGCCGATCAGTATAAAGAAGTTATTGACGAGTAA
- the thiL gene encoding thiamine-phosphate kinase, which translates to MGESKKRTELYELGEFRLIDRITEPFKSPKHNETVFGTGDDAAVISAGNDECYVVTTDLLLEGIHFDLTYFPLKHLGYKSVIVNLSDVYAMNAEPTQITVSIGLSKRFCAEDIDELYSGIKLACDRYNVDLVGGDTSSSMTGLTISVTAIGKAKKDEIVYRSGARVNDLVCVTGNVGAAYMGLQLLEREKRIFESNKTAKPKLEGYDYILERHLKPEARKSVIAALKEAGIKPTSMIDVSDGLSSEILHICKNSNVGCRIYLEKIPIDEQTAKMAEELNIDVHTAALNGGEDYELLFTVPLEKHDAVESIEGVRIVGHIVEPSLGAFLVPPAGEDIKITAQGWNALKKE; encoded by the coding sequence ATGGGTGAGTCTAAGAAAAGAACAGAACTTTACGAATTAGGTGAGTTTCGATTGATTGACAGGATAACTGAGCCTTTTAAGAGTCCAAAGCATAACGAAACTGTTTTTGGAACAGGTGATGATGCAGCAGTTATATCTGCTGGAAATGATGAATGCTACGTGGTTACAACAGACCTTTTACTGGAAGGTATTCATTTTGATCTCACCTACTTTCCACTTAAGCACTTAGGTTACAAATCGGTAATTGTTAACCTAAGCGATGTTTATGCCATGAACGCGGAACCCACTCAAATTACAGTATCTATTGGTCTTTCAAAACGATTTTGTGCAGAGGATATTGATGAACTATATAGCGGGATAAAACTTGCATGCGACCGATATAATGTTGATTTAGTTGGAGGTGATACCTCATCATCGATGACTGGTCTTACTATTAGCGTTACCGCAATTGGCAAAGCTAAAAAGGATGAGATTGTTTACCGAAGCGGAGCAAGGGTGAACGATTTGGTATGCGTAACAGGGAATGTTGGTGCAGCATATATGGGACTGCAACTATTAGAAAGAGAAAAAAGGATTTTTGAATCGAACAAAACGGCAAAACCCAAACTTGAAGGTTACGATTACATATTGGAGCGACATTTAAAGCCAGAAGCCCGAAAAAGTGTGATTGCGGCACTAAAGGAGGCTGGTATAAAACCAACATCAATGATTGATGTTTCCGATGGCTTATCGTCTGAAATACTTCATATCTGTAAGAACTCTAATGTGGGTTGTAGGATATACTTGGAGAAAATTCCTATAGATGAACAAACCGCAAAAATGGCTGAGGAGTTAAATATAGACGTGCATACAGCAGCACTGAATGGTGGTGAGGATTATGAGTTACTCTTTACTGTGCCACTAGAAAAACACGATGCTGTAGAAAGTATTGAAGGGGTTAGAATAGTTGGCCATATAGTAGAGCCAAGTTTAGGAGCGTTTTTGGTACCTCCAGCAGGTGAGGATATTAAAATTACTGCCCAGGGTTGGAATGCATTAAAAAAGGAATAG
- a CDS encoding M23 family metallopeptidase, with protein sequence MLKKVLPILIISVILVFAIDSYVGITELTIPKDQSDESTPEAISVEPITEYGIPVDSFYIEEYRVKRNQTLGKILYNLKVKADLGKFLYNLKPEDFDVRKVKAGHKYKIFYTKDSVQAPAYLVYEASPIDFYVFSLKDSLYVYPFQKDVVPVRKVSEAEIKTSLWVDMKENNLNPQLALDLSDIFAWTVDFFSLYKGDRFRVMYEELYVDSLSVGIGTIYAAWFEHHGERFYAFRFEQDSVATYWDENGNSLRKSFLKAPLRFSRISSRFSRRRFHPVLKIYRPHTGVDYAAPAGTPVMALGDGVIVAKGYNKAAGNYIKIKHNGVYTSGYNHFSRFAKGIKKGMRVKQGQVIGYVGSTGYATGPHLDLRIWKNGSPINPLKLKSPPVEPIRKENMNAFKLVVEKYLALMDSTSISHSDSITLIN encoded by the coding sequence ATGTTGAAAAAAGTTTTACCTATTTTAATTATTTCTGTTATTCTCGTTTTTGCCATCGATTCATATGTTGGTATTACAGAACTCACAATCCCTAAAGATCAAAGTGATGAAAGCACTCCCGAAGCTATTTCGGTTGAACCAATTACCGAATACGGAATACCTGTAGATTCTTTTTATATTGAGGAATATAGGGTTAAACGAAATCAAACGCTTGGTAAAATACTGTATAATTTAAAAGTTAAAGCCGATCTCGGCAAATTCCTTTATAACCTAAAACCCGAAGATTTTGATGTGAGAAAGGTTAAGGCTGGACATAAGTATAAAATCTTTTATACTAAGGATTCTGTTCAAGCACCAGCATATTTGGTTTATGAAGCTTCACCCATCGATTTCTATGTTTTTAGCCTAAAGGATTCACTTTACGTTTACCCTTTTCAAAAGGACGTTGTCCCTGTTCGTAAGGTTTCCGAAGCAGAAATCAAAACATCATTATGGGTTGATATGAAGGAAAACAATTTAAACCCTCAATTGGCCCTTGATCTTTCAGATATTTTTGCATGGACGGTTGATTTTTTCAGCTTATACAAAGGTGATAGGTTTAGAGTGATGTACGAAGAACTTTATGTTGATAGTCTTTCGGTTGGTATCGGAACGATATATGCTGCATGGTTTGAGCACCATGGAGAACGTTTCTACGCTTTCCGTTTCGAACAAGATTCAGTAGCTACATACTGGGATGAAAATGGAAACTCACTTCGCAAATCATTCCTGAAAGCTCCGCTAAGGTTCTCACGAATATCAAGCAGGTTTAGTAGGAGGCGGTTCCATCCGGTATTAAAAATCTATCGCCCTCATACTGGTGTCGATTATGCTGCACCTGCAGGTACTCCAGTAATGGCTTTGGGAGATGGAGTTATAGTTGCAAAAGGGTATAATAAAGCCGCTGGCAATTATATTAAGATTAAACACAACGGAGTTTACACTTCGGGGTATAACCATTTTTCAAGATTTGCAAAAGGTATAAAAAAAGGAATGAGGGTTAAACAGGGGCAAGTGATTGGATATGTTGGTAGTACTGGCTATGCAACTGGTCCTCATCTCGACCTTAGAATTTGGAAAAATGGAAGTCCAATTAACCCCTTAAAATTAAAGTCTCCTCCAGTTGAGCCTATACGAAAAGAAAATATGAATGCGTTTAAATTAGTTGTTGAGAAGTATTTAGCATTAATGGACAGCACATCGATATCTCACAGCGATTCAATAACACTTATAAATTAA
- a CDS encoding TatD family hydrolase — MVLVDTHSHIFAEEFDSDRKAVLEKAAEVGVLYHILPNIDSSTTERLLSVTEEFSNCYPLMGLHPTSVKGNFEKEIYHVEEYLAKQKFWGIGEIGIDLYWDKTFLPQQQEAFKYQLQLAKKYNLPVVIHARNSFNEIFEIVDQEIDDNLSGAFHSFSGNLDQYRHIDEYKSFFIGIGGIVTYKNGGLADIVPHINPEKLLLETDSPYLSPVPVRGKRNESNNLIFIAQKISEILSIDVEKLAAQTTLNAQKLFKIDVK; from the coding sequence ATGGTTTTGGTTGATACTCATTCACACATATTTGCCGAAGAGTTTGATTCTGACCGTAAGGCTGTGCTTGAAAAAGCGGCCGAGGTTGGGGTGCTTTACCATATTCTTCCTAACATTGATTCCTCAACAACCGAGAGGTTGTTGAGTGTAACAGAGGAATTTTCAAACTGCTATCCACTAATGGGATTGCACCCCACATCGGTAAAAGGCAATTTTGAAAAGGAAATCTACCACGTTGAAGAATATTTGGCAAAACAAAAATTTTGGGGAATTGGTGAGATAGGAATTGATCTTTATTGGGATAAAACTTTCCTACCGCAACAGCAAGAGGCTTTTAAATATCAGCTTCAGCTAGCAAAAAAGTATAACCTACCTGTTGTTATTCATGCTAGAAATTCTTTCAATGAGATATTTGAAATTGTCGATCAGGAAATTGACGATAACCTTTCTGGAGCTTTTCATAGCTTTTCTGGTAATTTGGATCAATATCGACATATTGATGAGTATAAATCGTTCTTCATTGGAATAGGTGGCATTGTTACCTATAAGAATGGCGGATTGGCCGATATTGTTCCTCACATAAATCCAGAAAAATTGTTACTAGAGACCGATTCACCATATCTTTCACCTGTTCCCGTTCGTGGTAAAAGGAACGAGAGCAATAATTTGATTTTTATAGCACAAAAGATATCTGAGATTCTATCAATTGATGTTGAGAAACTTGCTGCACAAACAACATTAAATGCTCAAAAACTTTTCAAAATAGATGTAAAATGA